A window of the Cannabis sativa cultivar Pink pepper isolate KNU-18-1 chromosome X, ASM2916894v1, whole genome shotgun sequence genome harbors these coding sequences:
- the LOC133032249 gene encoding uncharacterized protein LOC133032249 produces the protein MVVNSVHFGNWRLTRVYGEPNRSRRHETWTLLLTLAGESKLPWCVIGDINNVGHPYTWEKRRGSNNWVEVRLHRALASSTWHQIFPSASLTNLDYSTSDHTPICLKPKTLNNFMPIRRFRFENSWLKEPLCVEIVRDCWDEGHDRSFRDKMQLCAEKLS, from the exons ATGGTTGTTAATTCAGTACACTTTGGTAATTGGAGGCTTACAAGGGTTTATGGAGAACCAAATAGAAGTAGAAGGCATGAAACATGGACCCTGTTACTTACTTTAGCAGGAGAATCGAAATTaccatggtgtgttattggAGACATTAACAATGTG GGGCACCCGTACACATGGGAGAAACGGAGAGGCTCGAATAATTGGGTTGAAGTACGTTTGCATAGAGCCCTTGCATCCTCGACTTGGCATCAGATTTTTCCATCTGCTTCTCTCACTAATTTGGATTATTCAACATCTGATCATACACCTATATGTCTTAAACCCAAGACTCTGAATAATTTCATGCCTATTCGACGTTTTCGTTTTGAGAATTCTTGGTTGAAAGAACCACTTTGTGTTGAGATTGTGAGGGATTGTTGGGACGAGGGCCATGATCGTAGTTTCAGAGACAAGATGCAGCTGTGTGCTGAGAAGTTGAGTTGA